A region of Desulfolithobacter dissulfuricans DNA encodes the following proteins:
- a CDS encoding NAD-dependent epimerase/dehydratase family protein, with product MNSGRRSELLLTGATGFIGGAVMARLLADGKYGVRVSLRQAGQSLPSAVEEVQVSDLAAGTDWREAVAGVEVVVHAAARVHVMREGFADALAAYRRVNVEGTLNLARQAVAAGVRRFVFISSVKVHGEQSGEGGSFTEEDTPRPEEPYAVSKYEAEQGLKALADETGMVVVIIRPVLVYGPGVKGNFRSMMRWLYRGVPLPLGAIHNRRSLVALDNLVDFIVTCVDHPAAANQVFLVSDGEDLSTTDLLRRMAAALGVVARLVPVPEWLLRFGATMVGQRALARRLLGSLQVDIAKAQDLLGWTPPVGVEAALRSTARHFLESLHSS from the coding sequence ATGAACAGTGGCAGGCGCAGTGAGTTGCTGCTGACCGGGGCCACCGGTTTCATCGGCGGAGCGGTCATGGCACGCTTGCTGGCGGATGGAAAGTATGGAGTCAGGGTATCCCTGCGGCAGGCAGGGCAATCGTTGCCGTCTGCGGTGGAGGAGGTGCAGGTTAGTGATCTGGCTGCCGGAACGGATTGGCGGGAGGCGGTGGCCGGGGTCGAGGTGGTGGTACACGCGGCAGCCCGGGTACATGTGATGCGGGAAGGATTTGCCGACGCCCTGGCGGCCTATCGGCGGGTGAATGTGGAGGGGACCTTGAACCTGGCCCGTCAGGCAGTGGCTGCCGGGGTGCGACGGTTTGTTTTTATCAGTTCTGTCAAGGTGCATGGCGAGCAGTCTGGGGAAGGGGGATCGTTTACCGAAGAAGATACACCCCGGCCAGAGGAGCCGTATGCTGTATCCAAGTATGAGGCAGAGCAGGGGTTGAAGGCCCTGGCCGACGAGACAGGCATGGTGGTGGTGATTATTCGGCCGGTGTTGGTCTATGGTCCCGGGGTGAAGGGAAATTTTCGCTCCATGATGCGCTGGCTCTACCGGGGGGTGCCTCTGCCTCTGGGGGCGATTCACAACCGGCGCAGCCTGGTGGCGCTGGATAACCTGGTGGATTTTATCGTGACATGTGTCGATCATCCGGCGGCTGCCAACCAGGTTTTCCTGGTCTCGGATGGGGAGGATCTGTCCACTACCGACCTCCTGCGGCGGATGGCTGCTGCTCTTGGAGTGGTGGCCCGGCTTGTGCCGGTTCCGGAATGGCTGCTGCGTTTCGGGGCCACTATGGTTGGGCAGCGGGCCCTGGCGCGTCGGCTCCTTGGCTCTTTGCAGGTGGACATTGCAAAGGCGCAGGATCTGCTTGGCTGGACTCCGCCCGTTGGTGTGGAGGCGGCCCTTCGGAGTACGGCCCGTCATTTTCTGGAATCCCTCCACTCGTCATGA
- a CDS encoding MraY family glycosyltransferase, whose translation MKVLLACGIAAGLSWLLTAVLRRYALSHSLLDVPNQRSSHTVPTPRGGGLAIVVSFLALTCFLVLTANLSIPVLLGLAGAGAWVALVGFLDDRGHIPARWRLLAHFAGAAWALAWLGGLPSIPVPGCRLDLGWSGNVLAAVYLVWLLNLYNFMDGIDGIAGIEAITVCLGAAMLAWLTGAGLLAWLLPLLLASAVLGFLCWNFPVARIFMGDAGSGFLGVTLGVLSIQAAWEVPRLFWAWLILLGVFIVDATLTLLRRMVRGEKLYQAHRSHGYQHAARKYGSHRVVSLTVGAINVCWLYPLAMLVALRWLDGVVGLVVAYAPLVWLAFRFRAGEE comes from the coding sequence ATGAAGGTGCTGCTTGCCTGCGGAATCGCGGCCGGGCTTTCCTGGCTGTTGACTGCTGTTCTGCGCCGGTATGCCCTGTCACACAGCCTGCTGGATGTTCCCAACCAGCGCAGCTCCCATACTGTACCCACCCCGCGCGGTGGCGGACTGGCCATCGTTGTCTCTTTCCTGGCGCTGACCTGTTTTCTTGTCCTTACTGCAAACCTTTCGATACCTGTTCTGCTTGGTCTTGCCGGGGCCGGGGCCTGGGTGGCGCTGGTCGGTTTTCTCGATGATCGCGGCCATATCCCTGCCCGCTGGCGGTTGCTGGCCCATTTTGCCGGGGCTGCCTGGGCACTGGCATGGCTGGGTGGGTTGCCGTCTATACCGGTACCTGGTTGTCGGCTCGACCTGGGGTGGTCGGGAAATGTGCTGGCGGCAGTGTACCTGGTCTGGCTGCTGAACCTGTACAACTTCATGGATGGCATCGATGGGATAGCGGGAATCGAGGCCATCACGGTGTGTCTTGGGGCGGCGATGCTGGCATGGTTGACCGGTGCAGGTCTGCTGGCCTGGTTGTTGCCGCTGTTGCTGGCCTCGGCAGTGCTTGGTTTCCTGTGCTGGAATTTTCCCGTGGCCCGTATCTTCATGGGTGATGCGGGTAGTGGTTTTCTCGGGGTGACGTTGGGTGTTTTGTCGATTCAGGCGGCCTGGGAGGTGCCCCGGTTGTTCTGGGCCTGGTTGATCCTGCTGGGTGTTTTTATTGTTGATGCCACGCTGACCCTGTTGCGTCGTATGGTGCGGGGAGAGAAGTTGTACCAGGCCCATCGGAGCCATGGCTACCAGCATGCGGCGAGAAAGTACGGTTCGCATCGGGTGGTATCGTTGACGGTTGGGGCCATTAATGTATGCTGGCTTTATCCACTGGCAATGTTGGTCGCTTTGCGATGGTTGGACGGGGTGGTTGGCCTGGTTGTGGCGTATGCGCCTTTGGTATGGCTGGCATTCAGGTTCAGGGCCGGGGAAGAATAA